DNA from Micromonospora nigra:
ACGTGGACCCGTTGTTCGGCACCCTCGCCGACGCCGACGCGATGATCGCTCAGGCGCACGAGCGGGACCTGCGGGTGATCGTGGACCTGGTGCCCAACCACACCTCGTCCGCGCACCGGTGGTTCATCGAGGCGCTCGCCGCCGCACCGGGCAGCCCGCAGCGCGCCCGGTACATCTTCCGCGACGGTCTGGGCCCCGACGGCGCGGAACCGCCGAACGACTGGCAGAGCGTCTTCGGCGGGCCGGCGTGGACCCGGGTCACCGAGGCCGACGGCCGGCCCGGCCAGTGGTACCTGCACCTGTTCGACACCGGCCAGCCCGACCTGAACTGGGACAATCCGCAGGTGCGCGACGAGTTCCTCGACGTGCTGCGGTTCTGGCTGGACCGGGGCGTGGACGGCTTCCGGATCGACGTGGCGCACGGCCTGATCAAGCAGGCCGACCTGGCCGACTGGCAGGAGCCGCAGGAGATCCTGTCCGGCCAGCAGGTCGACAAACCGCGTCCACCCATGTGGGACCAGGACGGCGTACACGAGATCTACCGGGACTGGCGGCGGGTGCTCGACGGCTACCCGGGCATCCGCATCCTGGTCGCCGAGGCCTGGGTGGAGCCGGTCGAGCGGCTGGTCCGCTACGTCCGGTCCGACGAGATGCACCAGGCGTTCAACTTCGAGTACCTCCAGGCGGCGTGGACCGCTCCCGCCCAGTACGCGGTGATCACCCGTTCCCTGGAGGCCACCGAGGCCGTCGGCGCCCCCACCACCTGGGTGCTGTCCAACCACGACGTCGTGCGGCACGCCTCCCGCCTGGGCCTGCCGGTGGGTTCCCGCCGCCCGAACGGCATCGGCATCGGCGATCCGCAGCCGGACGCGGCGCTCGGCCTGCGGCGGGCCCGGGCGGCCACCCTGCTGATGCTGGCCCTGCCCGGGTCGGCGTACCTCTACCAGGGCGAGGAACTGGGCCTGCCCGAGCACACCACCCTGCCCGACGAGGCGCGGCAGGACCCGACCTGGGAACGCAGCGGGCACACCCAGCGGGGGCGGGACGGCTGCCGGGTGCCGATCCCGTGGGAGGCCGACGCCCCGTCGTACGGCTTCGGGCCGACCGACGCCAGTTGGCTGCCGCAGCCACCGAGCTGGGCGGAGTACGCGCGGGACCGGCAGCGCGGGGTGCCCGGTTCGACGTACGAGCTGTACCGCACGGCGCTACGGCTGCGCCGCGCGCACGGGCTGGGTCGGGGCACCCTGGAATGGCTGTCCACGGGCGACGAGGTGGTGTCCTTCCGCAACGGTTCGCTGACCGTGTTGACGAACTTCGGCGCGGCGGCCGTCGCGGCACCGACCGGCGAGGTCGTGGCCGCCAGTGCCCCGCTCGACGAGGGCGGCCTGGTGCCGACCGACGCGACGGTCTGGGTCCGTTCCTGACCGACGGCATCGCCCGCCGGGGCGCCGCCGTACCCGCCCCGGGGACCGCCGTGCCGGTCCCCGGGGCCGGGGTCACAGCCGTTCGGCGCGGGTGTGCAGCAGGTCGTCGACGGCGGCGATGTCGCCCGGCGAGGTCCGGGAGGCGAGCCAGTACATGACGCCGGTGGGCACGAAGAACAGCTGGAACGCTGCCAGCCCCACGGCGTAGTTCAGCGGCGGCGGGAAAGCTGCCCGCAGGCCGTGGAAGGCCGCCCCCACCAGGCCGTTGCCGGCGGCCCGGCCCACCCCGTTGACCAGGTTGCCGAGGCTGTAGACCGTGCCCCGGTGCTCGGGCGGGTTGACGTCGGCGATCAACGCGAACCAGTTCGGCGAGTTCGCCGACGTCAACGCCAGCGCGAGCAGCGCGGTGAGCAGGCTCAGCCCCACCGTCGGCTCGGTGACCACGCTGGCCAGCACCGCCCGCACCACCGCGCCGGTGCCGCCGCCGTCGGGCACGTCGATGCGCATCGGCACGAAGAAGAGCACCAGGTAGAACGGGACGGCCGCCAGGATGCCGACCGCCGCGACCAGGGCCCGGCCCCGGGGCGTACGCCGTTGCAGGGCGTCACCGACGAGCCCGCCGACGATGGAGAGCACCCCGCCGAGCTGGAAGAGGGTGGCGAACACCGTGCCCACCACGATCGCGGTGGCCGGCGCGTACCCCTGGGCCTCGGCCCGCTCGGCGAAGAGCACCGGCAGCCACACCAGCGATCCGAACGCGGCCTGCGCGGTCAGCCCCTGCAGGATCAGCCAGCGGTTGGTCCGCCGGTTGAGGATGCGCGGCAGGTCGGCGCGGCTGATCCGGTAGTCGTACTCGGCACCGGCGGCCAGCGCGTCGGCGATC
Protein-coding regions in this window:
- a CDS encoding glycoside hydrolase family 13 protein, with translation MPQDTAAAWHTEAVIYQVYPRSFADSDGDGIGDLPGITARLDHLVELGVDAVWLSPFYPSPQADAGYDVADYRDVDPLFGTLADADAMIAQAHERDLRVIVDLVPNHTSSAHRWFIEALAAAPGSPQRARYIFRDGLGPDGAEPPNDWQSVFGGPAWTRVTEADGRPGQWYLHLFDTGQPDLNWDNPQVRDEFLDVLRFWLDRGVDGFRIDVAHGLIKQADLADWQEPQEILSGQQVDKPRPPMWDQDGVHEIYRDWRRVLDGYPGIRILVAEAWVEPVERLVRYVRSDEMHQAFNFEYLQAAWTAPAQYAVITRSLEATEAVGAPTTWVLSNHDVVRHASRLGLPVGSRRPNGIGIGDPQPDAALGLRRARAATLLMLALPGSAYLYQGEELGLPEHTTLPDEARQDPTWERSGHTQRGRDGCRVPIPWEADAPSYGFGPTDASWLPQPPSWAEYARDRQRGVPGSTYELYRTALRLRRAHGLGRGTLEWLSTGDEVVSFRNGSLTVLTNFGAAAVAAPTGEVVAASAPLDEGGLVPTDATVWVRS
- a CDS encoding MFS transporter, producing MRRGGWGGSGAHRVYSVVVFVLLASLDNVAIGLVPPLYGSISDEFDVPQRLLGLVTAVSFLVSAVAAVGWAYVGDRGNRKPLLVVGTLLWAAGTGGSAAAVGYATFLTAQLVAAVGLGAVGSVGYSVVTDLISPRRRGLVMSFWGLSQGVGTLAGTLVGGLLGAVDWRRPFLVLTLVGLAATAAYLFTYDIRRGQSEPEIADALAAGAEYDYRISRADLPRILNRRTNRWLILQGLTAQAAFGSLVWLPVLFAERAEAQGYAPATAIVVGTVFATLFQLGGVLSIVGGLVGDALQRRTPRGRALVAAVGILAAVPFYLVLFFVPMRIDVPDGGGTGAVVRAVLASVVTEPTVGLSLLTALLALALTSANSPNWFALIADVNPPEHRGTVYSLGNLVNGVGRAAGNGLVGAAFHGLRAAFPPPLNYAVGLAAFQLFFVPTGVMYWLASRTSPGDIAAVDDLLHTRAERL